GCCGACGTTGCGGCCTTCTCTGCAGCGGTCCAGCAGGCACGAGTTCTGGCTGACCAGGGCTGGCTGGTGACCTTCGGGATTTTGCCGGACAAGGCGGAAACCGGTTTCGGCTACATCGAAAAAGGTCAGTCGTTGAACGAGCACGGCTATCAGGTCGCGCGTTTTGTTGAAAAACCGGACGCCGCCACCGCGCAAAGCTATCTGGACGGAGGCCTGCATTTATGGAATGCCGGCATGTTTTGCATGCGCGCCGATACCCTGTTGAGCGAGTTTCAGGAGCATGCGCCGCAGATCCTCGCGGCGGTCCAGCAATGCCTTGAGCAAAGCACCAGCAAGCAAGGCAATCACGAACTGCAACTGGAACTGGACAGCCATTCCTTTGCCCTGGCGCCGGACATTTCCATTGACTACGCGCTGATGGAACGCTCGCAAAAGGTCGCGGTGATCCCTTGCCAGTTAGGCTGGAGCGATATCGGCTCCTGGCAGGCCTTGCGCGAACTGACCCCGGTCGATGAGCTGGGCAACCAGTGCAACGGTCAGACCGTGCTGCACGACGTAACCAACTGTTACATCGACTCGCCGAATCGCCTGGTCGGTGGCATCGGCCTGGATGACCTGATCATCATCGACACGCCGGATGCCTTGCTGATCGCCGATGGCAAGCGCACTCAGGATGTGAAAGTCATCGCACAGGAACTCAAGCGCCAGGGCCATGATGCCTATCGCCTGCATCGCACGGTCACCCGGCCATGGGGCACTTATACCGTGCTGGAGGAAGGCAAGCGCTTCAAGATCAAACGCATCGTGGTCCGGCCCCAGGCATCGCTTTCATTGCAAATGCATCACCATCGCAGCGAGCACTGGATTGTCGTCAGCGGCATGGCCAGGGTCACCAATAACGACGCCGAATTCATGCTCGACACCAATGAGTCCACATTCATCAAACCCGGACACACCCATCGCCTGGTCAATCCGGGGGTCATCGATCTGGTGATGATCGAGGTGCAGAGCGGCGAATACCTCGGTGAAGACGACATCGTGCGTTTCACCGATATCTATGGCCGTGTGCCCACCGAAGCGGCCAAGGTCTAGGGAACCTAACGCAGTCCTGCCGCGCGTGCTGGTGGCAGGCCTGATCCTGTGATCCGCGTGTCAATGACTGATCATCCATGGCCTTCCTGCCGTCTTGCCTTTCAGCGCATGAGGATTGGCCTTGGTCGGCAGCACGGTTTTGCTCGGCGCACAGCAGCTGCAACCGCTGGGGTGGCGCTTGCTTTCCTGATACTCGGCCACGGTTTTGGGGGCGTTGGCGCTGCGTTCGTTGGTTTCGATGGCGCGGCGCTTGTTGCCTGACACCGTACTCAAACCCGGCGCCGACAAAATCACCCGCATGCTCGACTCGCCGCATTGCGGGCAGGCGCAAGGCATGCCGCTTTCGGCCATGGGTTTGAGCGCCGTGAAATCGCCACAGCTGGGGCAATCGAATTCGTACATGGGCATGGGCAAATCCCTGAAAGTTGTTGAAATCTTGTTGGGGCGAGGCTTGCCCGCGAACCAGTCGCCTCGGTGTATCAGGCATCCCGCGTTATCGCTCTTCGCGGGCAAGCCTCGCTCCAACAAGTAGAACCTACAAATCGTAGGCAATCGGCAAATCCACCAACCCATCAATAAATCGGGTCGGGCCGTTGGCGTTGGGGTTGATGTCGAACTGGAAGATTTCCGTCGGCAGCCACAAGGTCGCGCAGGCGTTGGGGATATCGACGATACCGCTGATATGCCCTTGCACCGGCGCAGAGCCAAGCAACGCATAACCCTGGGCCGGGGAGTAGCCAAACTTGGTCAGGTAGTTGATCGCGTTCAGGCATGCCTGGCGGTAGGCGATGTTGACGTCCAGGTAATGCTGCTTGCCGGCCTCGTCCACCGAGATGCCTTCGAAGATCAGGTATTTGTTGTAGTTGGGCACGATGGGGCTGGGCTTGAACACCGGGTTCTTGATGCCGTATTTCTCCATGCCGCCCTTGATCAGCTCGACGCGCATGTGCACCCAACCGGCCATTTCGATGGCGCCGCAAAAGGTGATTTCACCGTCGCCCTGGCTGAAGTGCAAATCGCCCACCGACAGGCCCGCGCCGTCCACGTAAACCGGGAAGAACACCTTCGAGCCGCGCGACAAATCCTTGATGTCGCAGTTGCCGCCATGCTCACGGGGCGGCACGGTCCGCGCGCCGGTTGCGGCCGCCAGATCACGGGCCGGACCTTTGAGCTTGCCCAGATGCGCGGTTGCAGCAGAGGGCGGATTGGCCAGCGGCGGCACGCGGGTCGGGTTGGTGTCGATCAGCTCCTGCTCGCGCTTGTTCCATTCGGCGAGCATCTTGTGATCCGGCAGGCAACCGATCAGACCGGGATGGATAAGACCGGCGAACTCCACACCCGGAATGTGCCGGGAGCTGGTCATCATGCCCTTGAAATCCCAGATGGCTTTTTGCGCCGACGGGAAGTGATCGGTCAGGAAGCCGCCGCCGTTATTGCGCGAGAAAAACCCGTTGAAGCCCCATTGGGAATCGGCACGTGCGCCGATGTCGAGCAGGTCCACCACCAGCAAGTCACCCGGCTCGGCGCCATGCACGCCAATCGGCCCGGACAGGTAATGCACGGTGGACAGGTCCACATCGCGCACATCGCTGGCGTCGTCGTTGTTCTTGATCGCGCCCGCGGTCCAGTCGTAGGTTTCGAGGATGAAGTCATCGCCCGGCTTGACCCACGCGGCCATGGGAATGTCCGGATGCCAGCGGTTGTGGATGTTTTCGTTTTCGGTGACAGGCTGGTTGAGGTCGACTTTGATCAGAGTTTCGGTCATGGCGTATCTCCTGGGTTAGAGAGTGAATTCGGTCAATCAAGAGTGATCGGATCGACGCTTTCGCGAGCAAGCTCGCTCCCACATGTGAAGTGCGGCCAGTGGGAGCGAGCTTGCTCGCGAAGAGGTCGGCTCAAACAACAAAGCTGCCGGCATAAATCACACCGACAAATACCGGCTGATCGTCGCTTCATCGACATTGGCCCGGGTCTCTTCGATGACGAAGCGGCCCTTCTCGATGACCAGGAAGCGATCAGCGATTTCCAGGGTGAACGACAGCACTTGCTCGGAGACCACGATGGTCAGGTTGCGCAAGGTGCGGATTTCTTTGAGGGTGCGGGCGATGTCCTTGATGATCGACGGCTGGATGCCTTCGGTGGGTTCGTCCAGCAACAAAACCTTGGGGTTGGTCGCCAGCGCCCGGGCAATCGCCAGTTGCTGCTGTTGCCCGCCGGACAGGTTGCCGCCGCGCCGACCGCGCATGTCGTAGAGCACCGGGAACAGCGCGTAGAGGTCTTCCGGAACGATGCCGCGAGCCGACGCGGGCAAGCCGGTCTGAATGTTTTCCAGCACGCTCATGGCCGGAAAAATCATTCGGCCTTGCGGGACGTAAGCCATGCCGTGCTCGACCCGCGAGTGGGTTTCCATGCCGGAAACTTCCACGCCCGCCACCTGAATTTGCCCGCCCCATTGTGGGAGGATGCCCATCAAACTCTTGAACAGCGTGGTCTTGCCCATGCCGTTGCGGCCCATGACCGCGACGATTTCCTGCTTCTCGACGTTAAGGTCCAGGTCATGAAGAATCTGGCTCTGGCCATAACCGCACGCCAGCTGATTGATCTTGAACATGCCGCGCTCCTTATTAATGGCCCAGATACACTTCGATAACTTTCGGGTTTTTCTGCACCGACTCCATGCTGCCTTCGGCCAGGACCTTGCCTTGGTGCAGCACCGTGACCTTGTGCGCGATACTTTTGACGAATTCCATGTCGTGCTCGATGACCAGCACCGAGCGGCCCTGGCTGATGCGATTGAGCAACTCGGCGGTCTGCGAACGCTCACTGACGCTCATGCCCGCGACCGGCTCGTCGAGCATCAACAGCTCCGGGTCCTGCATCAGCAACATGCCGATTTCCAGCCACTGTTTCTGGCCGTGGGACAGCAAACCGGCCTGCTGCTGGAGCAATTCGCCGAGGAAGATATCCGCCGCCACTTCGTTGACCCGCGCCACCACTTCGGCCGTACGCTTGAAGAACAGCGCACCGAACACCGAGCGGCCTGCTGGAAAAGACATTTCCAGGTTTTCGAACACGCTCAAATTGTCGTAGATCGATGGGGTCTGGAACTTGCGGCCGACCCCGGCGCGAACGATGTCGTACTCATGCATTTTGGTCAGCTCGCGCCCGTCGAACTGGATGCTGCCACTGGTGGCGCGGGTCTTGCCGCAGATCAGGTCGAGCACCGTGGTCTTGCCAGCTCCGTTGGGGCCGATCACCACGCGCACTTCATTGCGGTCGATGTACAGATTCAGGTCGTCCACCGCCTTGAAACCGTCGAAGGAAACCGTCAGCCCTTCGATGGCCAGCACCGGTTTGTGCATCTGAAAAGCGGTTGGGCCGCTCATGGCTGAGTCTCCATGGAAGTGGCGGCGGTCTTGGAGGGCGTCGCGACAGGCCCCGGCGGCGGCGTAATGACGACCGCTCTGGCAATCACCGGCTCGGGTTTGTGCAGCACGCGGTCAAACCATTTGCGACCGTGGCTTTCCCACAACCCGGCCAGGCCGTTGGGGAAATACATGACCACGGCGATGAACAAGCCGCCCATCAGGTACAGCCACAACTCAGGGAAGGATTCGGAGAAATAGGTCTTGCCGTAGTTGACCAGCAGCGAGCCATACACAGCACCGAGCAGCGACATACGCCCGCCCACTGCGGCGAAAATCACCATCTCGATGGAGGGCACGATGCCCACGAACGACGGCGACATGAAGCCCACTTGCAAGGCGAACATCGCCCCGCCAATCGCCGAAAACGCTGCCGCGACGCAATAGACGAAGATCTTGAAACTGGCCACGTCGTAGCCGGAGAAACGCACGCGTTCTTCCTTGTCGCGCATGGCCATCAGCAAGCGGCCGAGCTTGGACGCCAGGATGAATTTGCCGATCAGAATGCAGCCGAACAGTAAGGCGGCGTTGATGAAATACAAGGCCAGCTTGGCGCTGTCGTCGCGGATGTCCCAGCCCAGCAGCGTCTTCAGATCGGTGATG
This genomic window from Pseudomonas sp. G.S.17 contains:
- a CDS encoding mannose-1-phosphate guanylyltransferase/mannose-6-phosphate isomerase, which gives rise to MSTLIPCIIAGGAGTRLWPVSREAMPKPFIRLPDGESLLQKTFMRAVGLPDVDRLLTVTNREVYFRTVDDYRQLNKTRVALDFVLEPFGRNTAPAVAAAALHVARLYGEDAQLLILPADHLIADVAAFSAAVQQARVLADQGWLVTFGILPDKAETGFGYIEKGQSLNEHGYQVARFVEKPDAATAQSYLDGGLHLWNAGMFCMRADTLLSEFQEHAPQILAAVQQCLEQSTSKQGNHELQLELDSHSFALAPDISIDYALMERSQKVAVIPCQLGWSDIGSWQALRELTPVDELGNQCNGQTVLHDVTNCYIDSPNRLVGGIGLDDLIIIDTPDALLIADGKRTQDVKVIAQELKRQGHDAYRLHRTVTRPWGTYTVLEEGKRFKIKRIVVRPQASLSLQMHHHRSEHWIVVSGMARVTNNDAEFMLDTNESTFIKPGHTHRLVNPGVIDLVMIEVQSGEYLGEDDIVRFTDIYGRVPTEAAKV
- a CDS encoding FmdB family zinc ribbon protein — encoded protein: MPMYEFDCPSCGDFTALKPMAESGMPCACPQCGESSMRVILSAPGLSTVSGNKRRAIETNERSANAPKTVAEYQESKRHPSGCSCCAPSKTVLPTKANPHALKGKTAGRPWMISH
- the fmdA gene encoding formamidase, which codes for MTETLIKVDLNQPVTENENIHNRWHPDIPMAAWVKPGDDFILETYDWTAGAIKNNDDASDVRDVDLSTVHYLSGPIGVHGAEPGDLLVVDLLDIGARADSQWGFNGFFSRNNGGGFLTDHFPSAQKAIWDFKGMMTSSRHIPGVEFAGLIHPGLIGCLPDHKMLAEWNKREQELIDTNPTRVPPLANPPSAATAHLGKLKGPARDLAAATGARTVPPREHGGNCDIKDLSRGSKVFFPVYVDGAGLSVGDLHFSQGDGEITFCGAIEMAGWVHMRVELIKGGMEKYGIKNPVFKPSPIVPNYNKYLIFEGISVDEAGKQHYLDVNIAYRQACLNAINYLTKFGYSPAQGYALLGSAPVQGHISGIVDIPNACATLWLPTEIFQFDINPNANGPTRFIDGLVDLPIAYDL
- the urtE gene encoding urea ABC transporter ATP-binding subunit UrtE translates to MFKINQLACGYGQSQILHDLDLNVEKQEIVAVMGRNGMGKTTLFKSLMGILPQWGGQIQVAGVEVSGMETHSRVEHGMAYVPQGRMIFPAMSVLENIQTGLPASARGIVPEDLYALFPVLYDMRGRRGGNLSGGQQQQLAIARALATNPKVLLLDEPTEGIQPSIIKDIARTLKEIRTLRNLTIVVSEQVLSFTLEIADRFLVIEKGRFVIEETRANVDEATISRYLSV
- the urtD gene encoding urea ABC transporter ATP-binding protein UrtD → MSGPTAFQMHKPVLAIEGLTVSFDGFKAVDDLNLYIDRNEVRVVIGPNGAGKTTVLDLICGKTRATSGSIQFDGRELTKMHEYDIVRAGVGRKFQTPSIYDNLSVFENLEMSFPAGRSVFGALFFKRTAEVVARVNEVAADIFLGELLQQQAGLLSHGQKQWLEIGMLLMQDPELLMLDEPVAGMSVSERSQTAELLNRISQGRSVLVIEHDMEFVKSIAHKVTVLHQGKVLAEGSMESVQKNPKVIEVYLGH
- the urtC gene encoding urea ABC transporter permease subunit UrtC; this translates as MLGGRQGVIGLLILAVLILVVFPLTLDAFRLNMVGKYLTYAFVAVGLVLCWGYGGILSLGQGVFFGLGGYCMAMFLKLEASDPQSTKIQSTPGIPDFMDWNQITELPWLWVPFHSFTFTVIAVIAVPVLLALVIGLAMFKRRVGDVYFSIVTQAIALILTVLIIGQQGLTGGVNGITDLKTLLGWDIRDDSAKLALYFINAALLFGCILIGKFILASKLGRLLMAMRDKEERVRFSGYDVASFKIFVYCVAAAFSAIGGAMFALQVGFMSPSFVGIVPSIEMVIFAAVGGRMSLLGAVYGSLLVNYGKTYFSESFPELWLYLMGGLFIAVVMYFPNGLAGLWESHGRKWFDRVLHKPEPVIARAVVITPPPGPVATPSKTAATSMETQP